The genomic stretch GCACAGAAGtagtgatacccgcggaagttgaaattccatccctccgaattgttgctgaagccgaaattgatgaagaagatgagtgggtcaaaacccgtctggagcaattgagtttgattgatgaaaaaaggtTGGCAGcggtatgtcatggccagttgtatcaaaagagaatggcaagagcgtacaacaagaaggtgcatccccgaaaatttgaagtgggtcagcaagtattgaaacgcatccttccacatcaagcTGAcgctaaaggcaagttcgccccaaattgattctgtatttgatggctttggacaattcatttggttgtgtgttgggttagcatgacatcactggtaggaaagagcaagccatctactatctcaacaagaaattcacatcttatgaggttaagtacacttacCTAGAAAGGACgtgttgtgccctgacttgggtagcacagaagctgaagcattatttgtcgtcCTACGCTACTTACCTCATTTATcgcctggatccattaaagtatatctttcagaagcctgtGCCTatagggagacttgcaaagtggtagagtttgctcacggagtttgacgttatctatatgactcggactgcgatgaaagcccaagcattggctgatcatttggccgagaacccggttgatgaagaatatgaaccattTAGAACTTATTTTCCCAATAAAGAGGTGATGAATATTAACGAGCTGGAGCAAATtaaaaaaccaggttggaaacttttctttgataggGCTACAAACATGAAAGGAGTCAGAATAGGGGTCGTGCTTATttttgaaacagggcatcactaccctgttacagcttAGCTTTGTTTCTactataccaacaacatggctgagtacgaggcatgcattttgggtttgaggttagttgTAGACATAGGTGTCCAGAAAGTCTTGGtcatgggagactcggaccttctggtgcaccagattcaaggagaataggaaatacgggatttaaagctcataccgtaccgacaatacttgcatgatctttgtcaatggttttgATCAATAGAGTTAAaccatattccaaggatccataatgaggttgtcgatgctttggctaccttggcgtcaatgttgcaccattcggacaaagcttatgtcgaccctctgcatattcaagtccgcgatcagcatgcttactataacatggtggaagaagaacttgatggttagccatggttccacgacatcagggaatacatcagaatgaggGTATATCCGGTGTAAGCCaagggggatcaaaagagaacaattcgacggttggcaagtggatttttctttagtggaggggttttgtacaaaagaactccagatctcagattgttaagatgcatagatgctagacaggccacttCTATCATTACCGAAGTACATTCTGCAGTCAGCaaaccgcatatgagtgggtatgttctggcaaagaaaattcttcgagcgtgttattattggctcaccatggagcaggattgtatcagttttgtgcacaagtgtcatcaatgccaagtacacggagatttgattcattctccgccatccaaattgcacacaatgtccgcaccatgtcccttcgttgcttggggtatggatgtcattggaccaattgagccagcagcatccaataggcataggttcattctggtagccattgattatttcaccaagtgggttgaagctaaagctttcaagtctgtgaccaagaaagtggtggtcgattttgttcaatCAAATATCATTTATCGGTTCGGGATCCCACAGATAATCATCctagataatggtgctaatctcaacagtcatttgatgaaagaggtatgtcaacagtttaagattaagcatcgcaattccaccccgtattgccccaaggcgaatggagcagttgaagcagccaacaagcacataaagaagatacttcggaaaatggtgcaaggATCCAAGCAATGGCATGAGGTGTTTccctttgcgttgttgggttatcgcagtACTGTTTGTACTTCAGTAGGCGCAACTCCTTACTTATTGGTATATGGCACAGAAGtagtgatacccgcggaagttgaaattccatccctccgaattgttgctgaagccgaaattgatgaagaagatgagtgggtcaaaacccgtctggagcaattgagtttgattgatgaaaaaaggtTGGCAGcggtatgtcatggccagttgtatcaaaagagaatggcaagagcgtacaacaagaaggtgcatccccgaaaatttgaagtgggtcagcaagtattgaaacgcatccttccacatcaagcTGAcgctaaaggcaagttcgccccaaattgattctgtatttgatggctttggacaattcatttggttgtgtgttgggttagcatgacatcactggtaggaaagagcaagccatctactatctcaacaagaaattcacatcttatgaggttaagtacacttac from Nicotiana sylvestris chromosome 12, ASM39365v2, whole genome shotgun sequence encodes the following:
- the LOC138883672 gene encoding uncharacterized protein; translation: MVQGSKQWHEVFPFALLGYRSTVCTSVGATPYLLVYGTEVVIPAEVEIPSLRIVAEAEIDEEDEWVKTRLEQLSLIDEKRLAAVCHGQLYQKRMARAYNKKVHPRKFEVGQQVLKRILPHQADAKGKFAPN
- the LOC138883673 gene encoding uncharacterized protein; translation: MVQGSKQWHEVFPFALLGYRSTVCTSVGATPYLLVYGTEVVIPAEVEIPSLRIVAEAEIDEEDEWVKTRLEQLSLIDEKRLAAVCHGQLYQKRMARAYNKKVHPRKFEVGQQVLKRILPHQADAKGKFAPN